A region from the Mesotoga sp. UBA6090 genome encodes:
- a CDS encoding DUF2779 domain-containing protein, giving the protein MRLITKKMFLEYDYCPVRGWIERNEPQEFTPSIAEDFRMKEGLDVGRRARSLFPEGILIEELDPFEASFITERIISDGQSVTLFEPAFISDDFVSRADVVIKEGEELDVFEVKSSLAGSSNTKDYIRDLSYTVSVIENSGYRVKKACLIMVSRMYRKGDDDRKLFEIIDVTGEVSEQKIEIKAKLEFASAILTSTLIPSGSLGYKCRDCEHLRRCFSLDRRLSIFELPRLGADKTDALIEKGYFYLEELPQEVLGDKPLLQRVFRGAKSGRIVFDEPEKLREKLNSFRYPIGYLDFETAASVIPLYDDLAPYEGIPYQYSLHIRREASGALEHREFLFNNPSRDESLLLAKRLVEDLKDCRTLMAHHASVERNILRWLSNRYKDYPELSEQLISFSEIFVDSERLVKDHIYHADFGGSFSIKKLLPALVEGIGYEGLFIHNGDDARYVFVNMALGNCRESEVERIRRDMLEYCKMDTLAMVEIHRFLCDLSSE; this is encoded by the coding sequence ATGAGACTGATCACTAAGAAGATGTTTCTCGAGTACGATTACTGCCCTGTCAGGGGATGGATCGAGAGGAATGAACCTCAGGAATTCACGCCGAGCATCGCAGAGGATTTCAGGATGAAAGAAGGCCTCGATGTCGGCAGAAGGGCTAGAAGTCTCTTTCCTGAAGGTATTCTGATAGAGGAATTGGATCCATTTGAGGCATCCTTCATAACCGAACGGATTATCAGCGACGGACAGTCCGTAACTCTTTTTGAACCTGCTTTCATCAGCGACGATTTCGTCTCAAGGGCGGATGTTGTGATAAAAGAGGGCGAGGAACTGGATGTTTTCGAGGTCAAGTCCAGCCTTGCCGGTTCATCGAACACAAAGGACTACATCAGGGATCTTTCTTACACGGTATCTGTCATAGAAAACTCGGGTTACAGAGTCAAAAAAGCCTGCTTGATAATGGTCTCAAGAATGTATCGTAAGGGGGACGATGACCGGAAACTCTTTGAGATAATAGACGTCACTGGAGAGGTCTCGGAGCAGAAAATCGAGATAAAGGCTAAACTCGAATTCGCCTCAGCTATCCTGACTTCAACATTGATTCCTTCCGGCTCATTGGGGTACAAATGCAGAGACTGTGAGCATCTTCGAAGATGCTTCAGTCTGGATAGGAGACTTAGCATCTTTGAGCTTCCTAGACTGGGTGCCGATAAGACAGATGCTTTGATCGAGAAGGGATACTTCTATCTAGAAGAGCTTCCTCAAGAGGTACTTGGCGACAAACCACTTCTACAAAGGGTCTTTCGCGGAGCTAAGTCAGGAAGGATAGTGTTTGACGAACCCGAAAAGCTGCGAGAAAAGCTGAATAGTTTCAGGTATCCGATAGGTTATCTCGATTTCGAGACTGCCGCCTCAGTTATCCCCCTGTATGATGACCTGGCTCCCTATGAGGGGATCCCGTATCAATATTCACTGCACATTCGAAGGGAAGCCTCCGGCGCCCTGGAGCACAGGGAGTTTCTCTTCAACAATCCATCGAGGGATGAGAGTCTCCTGCTCGCCAAAAGGCTGGTTGAGGACCTCAAGGACTGCAGAACACTTATGGCGCACCATGCTTCCGTTGAGAGAAATATACTGAGATGGCTGTCGAACAGATACAAAGATTATCCAGAGCTTTCAGAGCAGCTCATCTCCTTCTCGGAGATATTTGTGGATTCAGAACGCCTTGTCAAAGATCACATATATCATGCCGACTTCGGGGGAAGCTTCTCAATCAAAAAGCTTCTTCCCGCACTTGTAGAAGGTATTGGTTATGAAGGGCTTTTTATCCATAACGGCGACGATGCCCGTTATGTTTTCGTGAATATGGCTCTGGGAAATTGCCGAGAGTCAGAGGTAGAGAGAATAAGAAGAGATATGCTAGAGTACTGCAAGATGGATACACTGGCTATGGTGGAGATTCACAGGTTTCTCTGCGATCTTTCATCGGAGTGA
- a CDS encoding NAD(P)H-dependent flavin oxidoreductase translates to MEIFKIKNHETLLPLIQGGMAVGISLDNLAASVASEGGIGVIGTAGIGMTVDGYRKNFRQASIDGLKNTIRRAREKTQGVLGVNIMVALTNYAEMVATAVKEKIDIIISGAGLPLDLPSYLDEGSETAIIPVVSSLKSATVIFKRWFGRYKYIPDGFVVEGPKAGGHLGYRVEEIFSEESSLEKTVPEIRRFVDQVKRDTGKNIPVIAAGGIFDRDDVEKAFKLGASAVQVGTAFVATEECDADYRFKQAFVDARSEDVTIIKSPVGMPGRAIRNKFIEDVEEGKRKPFKCAYQCIKTCNYREAPYCIAEALMNACKGDLENGFAFCGSEVHRISGVTTVKKVIDRLFGEKR, encoded by the coding sequence ATAGAAATCTTCAAGATAAAGAACCATGAAACATTGCTTCCCCTTATTCAGGGAGGAATGGCCGTAGGAATATCTCTGGACAACCTGGCCGCTTCCGTTGCTTCTGAAGGCGGAATAGGGGTTATTGGAACGGCAGGTATCGGTATGACGGTTGACGGTTACAGAAAGAACTTCAGGCAGGCAAGCATCGATGGTCTCAAGAATACCATAAGAAGGGCAAGGGAGAAGACTCAAGGGGTTCTGGGAGTAAATATAATGGTGGCACTCACAAACTACGCAGAGATGGTGGCAACGGCCGTGAAGGAGAAGATAGACATAATCATTTCTGGCGCGGGACTACCTCTAGATCTACCATCTTATCTCGATGAAGGATCGGAAACGGCTATCATTCCTGTAGTCTCATCTCTGAAGTCTGCGACCGTAATATTCAAGAGATGGTTTGGCCGGTACAAGTACATCCCCGACGGCTTCGTTGTGGAGGGACCTAAGGCGGGGGGCCACCTCGGATACAGAGTAGAGGAGATCTTTTCTGAAGAGAGTTCGCTCGAGAAGACGGTACCTGAAATTAGAAGGTTTGTGGATCAAGTAAAACGAGATACTGGCAAGAATATACCTGTGATAGCGGCAGGAGGCATATTCGACAGAGATGATGTCGAGAAAGCCTTCAAGCTGGGAGCTTCCGCAGTTCAAGTGGGAACTGCCTTTGTGGCTACGGAAGAGTGCGATGCAGACTACAGGTTCAAGCAGGCATTCGTCGATGCGCGCAGCGAAGATGTCACAATTATCAAGAGCCCTGTAGGAATGCCTGGAAGAGCGATCAGGAACAAGTTCATAGAAGATGTCGAGGAGGGAAAAAGAAAGCCCTTCAAATGCGCCTATCAGTGCATAAAGACATGTAATTATAGAGAAGCGCCTTATTGCATTGCGGAGGCGCTCATGAATGCCTGCAAGGGAGATCTGGAAAACGGGTTCGCCTTTTGCGGAAGCGAGGTCCATAGAATAAGCGGTGTCACTACCGTGAAAAAGGTAATAGATAGACTCTTTGGAGAAAAGCGCTGA
- a CDS encoding corrinoid protein: MKSLEKIRNAIIETMPAEAKTATEEALAEGLGAKEILDGALIPGMDEVGKLFREGEYFVPEVLVAAKAMNQCMDLIEPLLVSGGVKKIGKVVAGTIEGDLHDIGKNLVCMMLKGAGFEIIDLGVDVKPEEFVEAAKGAKPDILVLSALLTTTMLNMPRVIEELKKAGIRDDVKVLIGGAPVSQTYAEEIGADGYSPDSSGAVELARRLVS; encoded by the coding sequence ATGAAAAGTCTGGAGAAGATAAGGAACGCGATAATCGAGACAATGCCAGCAGAGGCAAAAACGGCCACTGAAGAGGCCCTGGCTGAAGGCCTCGGCGCGAAGGAAATCCTGGATGGCGCGCTTATCCCGGGGATGGACGAAGTTGGAAAGCTCTTCAGGGAGGGCGAGTATTTCGTCCCCGAGGTCCTTGTTGCCGCCAAGGCAATGAACCAGTGTATGGACCTTATCGAGCCGCTTCTTGTAAGCGGTGGGGTCAAGAAGATCGGGAAGGTGGTTGCCGGTACCATAGAAGGAGATCTCCATGATATTGGAAAGAACCTCGTCTGTATGATGCTCAAGGGAGCGGGCTTCGAGATAATCGATCTCGGCGTCGATGTGAAGCCCGAAGAGTTCGTTGAGGCAGCCAAAGGCGCGAAGCCGGATATTCTTGTTCTTTCAGCCCTGTTGACAACCACTATGTTGAATATGCCCAGAGTGATTGAAGAACTCAAGAAGGCAGGCATTCGGGACGATGTGAAGGTCTTGATAGGCGGGGCCCCTGTCAGCCAGACCTATGCCGAAGAGATCGGGGCAGACGGCTATTCTCCGGACAGCTCGGGAGCGGTCGAACTGGCAAGAAGACTCGTCTCTTGA